A genomic segment from Pseudoalteromonas aliena SW19 encodes:
- a CDS encoding HIT domain-containing protein, producing MTNPVFELAPELKRDCIELANWPLCKVLLLNDSQYPWFVLVPRQPNLKEIIDLSEADQIVYLKESAKLSKLLIKVFNPDKLNVAALGNMVPQLHIHHIARFKSDKAWPAPVWGKFSAVLYTDEQIVKLKTYF from the coding sequence ATGACTAACCCTGTATTCGAATTAGCGCCGGAGCTTAAACGTGATTGTATCGAGCTTGCCAACTGGCCATTGTGTAAAGTGCTTTTATTAAACGACAGCCAGTACCCATGGTTTGTATTAGTGCCTAGGCAGCCTAATTTAAAAGAGATTATTGATTTATCTGAAGCTGATCAAATTGTGTATTTAAAAGAGTCAGCAAAACTCAGTAAGCTACTAATAAAAGTTTTTAACCCCGATAAGCTAAATGTAGCGGCTTTGGGTAATATGGTACCGCAATTACATATTCATCACATAGCACGTTTTAAAAGCGATAAGGCATGGCCTGCGCCTGTATGGGGCAAATTTTCTGCTGTCCTTTATACTGATGAGCAAATAGTAAAATTAAAAACCTATTTTTAA
- a CDS encoding fused DSP-PTPase phosphatase/NAD kinase-like protein, protein MKLINQLCTGLFIVALSGGYFAVATEQPVNAEIIKKTAIKNLVEHSNHVYSAAQPSAEQIKLLSQAGVKHVINLRSFSEQTWDEGEFVRSLGMNYHALPIAGAQDVTVENARNLINLLNEFKGESILVHCASSNRVGALMAISAHEQGLDVEAALDKGRRWGMKSLEPVVREVVNDK, encoded by the coding sequence ATGAAGCTAATCAATCAACTTTGTACGGGTTTATTTATTGTCGCGTTATCAGGTGGGTACTTTGCTGTTGCAACTGAGCAGCCAGTTAACGCTGAAATTATTAAAAAGACAGCTATAAAAAATTTAGTCGAACATAGCAATCATGTTTACTCGGCGGCACAACCTAGCGCTGAACAAATTAAGTTGCTATCGCAAGCGGGTGTAAAGCACGTCATAAACTTACGCTCCTTTAGTGAACAAACGTGGGATGAAGGTGAGTTTGTACGATCTCTAGGAATGAACTATCACGCATTACCGATCGCAGGTGCGCAGGATGTTACAGTTGAAAATGCGCGTAATTTAATAAACTTACTTAATGAGTTTAAGGGTGAATCGATTTTAGTGCATTGTGCAAGCAGTAATCGAGTTGGGGCATTGATGGCAATTTCTGCACATGAGCAGGGTCTTGATGTAGAGGCTGCGCTCGATAAAGGAAGGCGCTGGGGTATGAAAAGCCTAGAGCCTGTAGTGCGCGAAGTGGTAAACGATAAATAA
- a CDS encoding dipeptidyl-peptidase 3 family protein, with product MILNKISQAIILSGVVFLSACSEQAPSSTNATAKTEKLTSAADKQMTPALINADKQRLDIYTDFSLQSDLSHLSDNQKAMLVKLIDASKIMDELFWKQAFGESKDTFLAKLNDEKIRLFADINYGPWDRLNGDEAFLSGYKEKPLGAQFYPADITKEELNNADVKDKTGLYSVIKRDEQGKLYSVPYSKEYAVELAKAADLLREASKLADDKEFASYLNLRADALQKDDFQNSDFAWMDMKNNPIDVVIGPIETYEDQLFGYRAAYESYVLIKDLKWSERLAKFAAFLPELQKDLPVDAKYKQEVPGSDADLNAYDVVYYAGHSNAGSKTIAINLPNDEQVQLEKGTRRLQLKNAMRAKFDKILVPISEQLIVSEQRKHITFDAFFANTMFHEVAHGLGIKNTITDKGTVRQSLQEHASALEEGKADILGLYMIEQLLKKGEITEGTIEDYYTTFMAGIFRSVRFGASSAHGKANMIRFNFFAQEGAFSKNEAGLYRVNMEKMSMAMAKLSRLILTLQGDGDYEKVDQLIATHGGIKEELAKDLEKLSQANIPVDVTFKQGKEVLGLK from the coding sequence ATGATCTTAAATAAAATTAGCCAAGCAATTATACTCTCTGGCGTTGTTTTTCTTAGTGCATGTTCAGAGCAAGCCCCCTCATCAACCAACGCCACAGCAAAAACAGAAAAACTAACCAGTGCTGCAGATAAGCAAATGACTCCAGCGCTTATTAATGCAGACAAACAGCGTTTAGATATCTATACCGATTTTAGCCTGCAAAGCGATTTATCACATTTAAGTGATAACCAAAAAGCGATGCTTGTGAAACTTATTGATGCTTCAAAAATAATGGATGAGTTATTTTGGAAACAAGCATTTGGTGAGAGTAAAGATACTTTTTTAGCTAAATTAAACGATGAAAAAATACGCCTATTTGCAGATATTAACTACGGCCCATGGGATCGTTTAAATGGTGATGAAGCGTTTTTATCAGGATATAAAGAAAAACCACTTGGTGCGCAGTTTTACCCTGCCGACATAACTAAAGAAGAGTTAAACAACGCAGACGTTAAAGATAAAACGGGGCTTTACTCAGTTATTAAGCGTGATGAGCAAGGCAAACTTTACAGCGTCCCTTATTCTAAAGAATATGCTGTTGAGCTTGCAAAAGCAGCGGACCTTCTTCGCGAAGCAAGTAAACTTGCTGATGATAAAGAATTTGCAAGTTACCTAAACCTACGTGCCGATGCCTTGCAAAAAGATGATTTCCAAAATTCTGATTTTGCTTGGATGGACATGAAGAATAACCCAATTGATGTGGTTATTGGCCCTATAGAAACTTATGAAGATCAATTATTTGGTTACCGCGCTGCTTATGAATCCTATGTGTTAATTAAAGATTTAAAATGGAGTGAACGGTTAGCTAAATTTGCAGCCTTTTTACCTGAGCTGCAAAAAGACTTACCTGTAGATGCTAAATACAAACAAGAAGTGCCAGGCTCTGATGCCGACCTAAATGCATATGATGTTGTTTATTATGCTGGCCATTCCAACGCAGGCAGTAAAACAATTGCCATTAATCTACCAAACGATGAGCAAGTTCAGCTAGAAAAAGGGACTCGTCGTCTACAACTTAAAAACGCAATGCGTGCTAAGTTTGATAAAATTTTAGTGCCAATTTCAGAGCAACTTATTGTTTCTGAGCAACGTAAACATATTACTTTTGATGCGTTTTTTGCCAACACTATGTTTCATGAAGTAGCGCATGGTTTAGGCATCAAAAATACGATTACCGACAAAGGAACTGTTCGCCAATCACTACAAGAGCATGCAAGTGCGCTTGAAGAAGGCAAAGCCGATATTTTAGGCCTGTACATGATTGAGCAATTACTTAAAAAGGGCGAAATTACAGAAGGAACTATTGAAGATTATTACACGACCTTCATGGCGGGCATATTTCGTTCTGTGCGCTTTGGTGCATCAAGTGCACATGGTAAAGCAAATATGATCCGCTTTAACTTTTTTGCTCAAGAAGGCGCTTTTTCTAAAAATGAAGCGGGTTTATACCGCGTAAATATGGAAAAAATGAGTATGGCAATGGCTAAGCTTTCTCGTCTAATTTTAACCTTACAAGGTGATGGCGATTACGAAAAAGTTGATCAGCTAATTGCAACTCATGGCGGCATTAAAGAAGAACTTGCTAAAGACTTAGAAAAATTAAGCCAAGCAAATATTCCTGTAGATGTTACGTTTAAACAAGGTAAAGAGGTACTAGGTTTAAAATAA